A window of Elusimicrobiota bacterium contains these coding sequences:
- the rpoC gene encoding DNA-directed RNA polymerase subunit beta', producing MNFTNFDAVRLTIASADQISSWSHGEVRKPETINYRTFKPERDGLFCERIFGPVRDWECNCGKYKFIKYKGVVCDRCGVEVTESKVRRERMGHIELAVPVAHVWFLRKSPSRMGTLLNLKLSDLEKVVYYARHIVLEDWKDADGKAKYKARQLLTDEEHHKAYDDTKGKIKVGIGAGAIRQLLEEIDVKKEAVEVRANLKEATSEAEKTRLVKRLRILEGFVRSATRPENMVLTVLPVIPPDLRPLVPLEGGRFATSDLNDLYRRIINRNNRLKHIEGLRAPEVMVHNEKRLLQEAVDALLENGVHGKVVVGAGNRPLKSLSDILKGKQGRFRQNLLGKRVDYSGRSVIVVGPNLKLHQCGLPKEMALELFKPFIIHELMKRENCTLRAAKRMLERVKPEVWDILEQVTKSHPVLLNRAPTLHRLGIQAFMPVLIEGKAIQLHPLTCAAFNADFDGDQMAVHVPLSLEAQLEARILMMATNNILSPASGRPIAVPSQDMVLGCAYLTKEKLGVPGEGKIFGTREEVISVQQTGEIDLHARIKVDGVNPLTEEGLGEKDIHNAAKWKHYTTVGRVLFNEVVPPELGYLNQPISKKELVGLVDRCYRELGVSRTVVFLDEVKRLGYRHATRAGLSISISEMHIPKLKEELVRKAKVEIKDIEKQSKAGVITDSERYNKIIDLWTHVTDQIADVMFDDMKKTELAVFNPKEAKFNSVFMMADSGARGSRQQIRQLAGMRGLMQKPQKKITGAVGEIIESPIISNFREGLTVLEYFISTHGGRKGLADTALKTADAGYLTRRLVDVAHDIVVSADDCGTINGIRIGTIRSGEDIIEPLEERLVGRFTLDNVVNPMTDELLVKPGHMITAAQAKQVAASGIDRIRIRSVLTCEAEHGVCAKCYGLNLANGRLVEIGEAVGVIAAQSIGEPGTQLTLRTFHIGGTASRVIQRSQVVTEKGGTVKFINFRTIKNRNGELICVSRNGVLSIRETGGGQEREHYDIPYGARLKIADGKKAESGEILAEWDPYSLPIISEYEGAVKLQDVVDGITMHEERNRITGLIERVIIEHRAEQLHPSVLVMKGNKKEASYPLPVDTNIVVQDGDKVEPGDVVAKIPQEVSKTKDITGGLPRVAELFEARKPRNSAVVSEIDGVVKLGQTARGTMKVTVTNEETGLARDYSIPQGKHLVVYEGDRVGVGEPLTDGSVNPHDILRVRGAKEVQEFLVNEIQEVYRLQGVGMNDKHIEIIVRQMLSNVLITKSGDTDFLAGEVVSKVRFNRENKRVGDAKNDPADAQPILLGITKASLSSDSFISAASFQETTRVLTDASATGQLDPLRGLKENVIIGHLIPTGSGFYDRARADKAKAAASGR from the coding sequence TTGAATTTCACCAACTTCGACGCGGTGCGCCTCACCATCGCCTCCGCGGACCAGATTTCGTCCTGGAGCCACGGCGAAGTGCGGAAACCCGAAACCATCAACTACCGCACCTTCAAGCCCGAGCGCGACGGCCTGTTCTGCGAGCGCATTTTCGGCCCCGTGCGGGACTGGGAGTGCAACTGCGGCAAGTACAAATTCATCAAGTACAAAGGCGTCGTGTGCGATCGTTGCGGCGTCGAAGTCACCGAATCCAAAGTTCGGCGCGAGCGGATGGGCCACATCGAGTTGGCCGTCCCCGTGGCGCACGTGTGGTTCCTGCGCAAGTCGCCCTCCCGCATGGGCACGCTGCTCAATTTGAAGCTGTCCGACCTGGAAAAGGTCGTTTATTACGCCCGGCACATCGTGCTCGAGGACTGGAAAGACGCCGACGGCAAAGCCAAGTACAAGGCGCGCCAGCTCCTGACCGACGAGGAACACCACAAAGCCTACGACGACACCAAAGGCAAGATCAAGGTGGGCATCGGCGCCGGCGCCATCCGCCAATTGCTGGAAGAAATCGACGTCAAGAAAGAAGCCGTCGAAGTCCGCGCCAATTTGAAGGAAGCCACCTCGGAAGCCGAAAAAACCCGGCTGGTCAAACGCCTCCGAATTCTCGAAGGCTTCGTCCGCTCCGCCACCCGCCCCGAGAACATGGTGCTGACGGTCCTGCCGGTCATCCCGCCGGACCTCCGCCCCTTGGTGCCCCTGGAAGGCGGCCGCTTCGCCACCTCGGACCTCAACGATTTGTACCGCCGCATCATCAACCGAAACAACCGGTTGAAGCACATCGAGGGCCTGCGCGCCCCCGAAGTCATGGTGCACAACGAGAAGCGGCTCCTCCAGGAAGCCGTCGACGCGCTGTTGGAAAACGGCGTCCACGGCAAAGTGGTCGTGGGCGCGGGCAACCGCCCCTTGAAGTCCCTCTCGGACATTTTGAAGGGCAAACAGGGCCGCTTCCGCCAGAACCTCCTCGGCAAACGCGTGGACTATTCCGGCCGCTCCGTCATCGTCGTGGGCCCGAACCTGAAGCTCCACCAGTGCGGTCTCCCCAAAGAGATGGCCCTGGAACTCTTCAAGCCCTTCATCATCCACGAATTGATGAAACGCGAAAACTGCACCCTCCGGGCCGCCAAGCGCATGCTGGAACGCGTGAAGCCCGAAGTGTGGGACATTTTGGAACAGGTGACGAAAAGCCACCCCGTGCTCCTGAACCGCGCCCCGACGCTGCACCGCCTGGGCATCCAGGCCTTTATGCCGGTGCTCATCGAAGGCAAGGCCATTCAGCTGCACCCGCTGACCTGCGCCGCCTTCAACGCGGACTTCGACGGCGACCAGATGGCGGTCCACGTGCCGCTCTCGCTTGAAGCCCAGTTGGAAGCCCGCATTCTCATGATGGCCACCAACAACATTTTGTCGCCCGCCTCGGGCCGCCCCATCGCCGTGCCCAGCCAGGACATGGTCTTGGGTTGCGCCTACCTGACCAAGGAAAAGCTCGGCGTCCCCGGCGAAGGCAAGATTTTCGGCACCCGGGAAGAAGTGATTTCCGTCCAGCAGACCGGCGAGATCGACCTGCACGCCCGCATCAAAGTCGACGGGGTCAACCCGCTGACGGAAGAGGGCCTGGGCGAAAAAGACATCCACAACGCCGCCAAGTGGAAACATTACACGACCGTCGGCCGCGTCCTTTTCAACGAAGTCGTCCCCCCGGAGCTGGGCTACCTCAACCAGCCGATTTCCAAAAAAGAATTGGTGGGCTTGGTGGACCGCTGCTACCGCGAGCTGGGCGTCTCCCGCACCGTCGTGTTTCTGGACGAGGTCAAACGGCTGGGCTACCGCCACGCCACCCGCGCCGGCCTGTCGATTTCCATTTCCGAAATGCACATTCCGAAACTCAAGGAAGAGCTGGTTCGGAAAGCCAAAGTCGAAATCAAAGACATCGAGAAGCAGTCCAAAGCCGGCGTGATCACCGATTCCGAACGCTACAACAAGATCATCGACTTGTGGACCCACGTGACCGACCAAATCGCCGACGTCATGTTCGACGACATGAAGAAGACCGAATTGGCCGTCTTCAACCCCAAGGAAGCCAAATTCAACTCGGTGTTCATGATGGCCGACTCCGGCGCCCGGGGCAGCCGCCAGCAGATCCGGCAATTGGCCGGCATGCGCGGTTTGATGCAAAAACCCCAGAAAAAGATCACCGGCGCCGTCGGTGAAATCATCGAGTCCCCCATTATTTCGAACTTCCGCGAAGGCCTGACCGTGTTGGAATACTTCATCTCCACCCACGGCGGACGAAAAGGCTTGGCCGACACCGCGCTCAAAACCGCGGACGCCGGCTACCTCACCCGCCGCCTGGTGGACGTGGCCCACGACATCGTGGTCTCCGCGGACGACTGCGGCACCATCAACGGCATCCGCATCGGCACCATCCGCTCGGGCGAAGACATCATCGAACCTTTGGAAGAGCGCCTGGTCGGCCGGTTCACCCTGGACAACGTGGTGAACCCCATGACCGACGAGCTCCTGGTCAAGCCGGGCCACATGATCACCGCGGCCCAGGCCAAACAGGTCGCGGCCTCGGGCATCGACCGCATCCGGATCCGCTCGGTGCTCACCTGCGAAGCGGAGCACGGCGTCTGCGCCAAGTGCTACGGGCTGAACCTGGCCAACGGCCGCTTGGTCGAGATCGGCGAAGCCGTGGGCGTCATCGCGGCCCAGTCCATCGGCGAACCCGGCACCCAGCTGACCCTCCGCACCTTCCACATCGGCGGCACGGCGAGCCGCGTCATTCAGCGCTCGCAGGTCGTCACCGAAAAGGGCGGCACGGTCAAGTTCATCAATTTCCGCACCATCAAAAACCGGAACGGGGAGCTCATCTGCGTCTCCCGCAACGGCGTCCTCTCCATCCGCGAAACCGGCGGCGGGCAGGAGCGGGAACACTACGACATCCCCTACGGCGCGCGCCTCAAAATCGCCGACGGCAAAAAGGCGGAGTCCGGCGAGATCCTGGCCGAGTGGGACCCCTACTCCCTCCCCATTATTTCCGAGTACGAAGGCGCCGTGAAGCTCCAGGACGTGGTGGACGGCATCACCATGCACGAAGAGCGCAACCGCATCACGGGCCTGATCGAACGCGTGATCATCGAGCACCGCGCCGAGCAGCTGCACCCCTCGGTCCTGGTCATGAAGGGCAACAAGAAAGAAGCCAGCTACCCCCTCCCGGTGGACACGAACATCGTGGTCCAGGACGGCGACAAGGTGGAGCCGGGCGACGTGGTGGCCAAGATTCCCCAGGAAGTGTCCAAGACCAAGGACATCACGGGCGGTCTCCCCCGCGTGGCGGAACTTTTTGAAGCGCGCAAGCCGCGCAACTCGGCGGTCGTCTCCGAAATCGACGGCGTCGTGAAGCTGGGCCAGACGGCCCGCGGCACGATGAAAGTCACCGTGACCAACGAGGAAACCGGCCTGGCCCGGGACTACAGCATCCCCCAGGGCAAGCACTTGGTGGTCTACGAAGGCGACCGCGTCGGCGTGGGCGAACCCCTGACGGACGGCTCGGTCAACCCGCACGACATTCTGCGCGTGCGCGGCGCCAAGGAAGTCCAGGAATTTTTGGTCAACGAAATCCAGGAAGTGTACCGCCTGCAGGGCGTGGGCATGAACGACAAGCACATCGAAATCATCGTTCGGCAGATGCTGTCCAACGTGCTCATCACGAAGTCGGGCGACACGGATTTCCTGGCCGGCGAAGTGGTCTCCAAAGTCCGCTTCAACCGGGAGAACAAGCGCGTCGGGGACGCCAAAAACGATCCGGCCGACGCCCAGCCCATTCTGCTCGGCATCACGAAGGCCTCGCTGTCGTCGGATTCCTTCATCTCGGCGGCGTCCTTCCAGGAAACGACCCGCGTCCTCACGGACGCCTCCGCCACGGGGCAGTTGGACCCCCTGCGGGGCTTGAAAGAGAACGTCATCATCGGGCACCTCATTCCAACGGGATCCGGATTTTACGACCGCGCGCGGGCCGACAAGGCCAAAGCGGCCGCTTCGGGGAGATAA
- the fusA gene encoding elongation factor G, with protein MARQYPLNKVRNIGITAHIDAGKTTTTERVLYYTGRIHKIGEVHEGTTTMDWMEQERERGITITSAATYCRWRDCQINIIDTPGHIDFTAEVNRSLRVLDGAVVLLDGSQGVEPQSETNWRLADQYHVPRLIFANKMDKVGADFYDCEKSVAEKLGVKGVPIQLPIGAEGSFKGIVDLVEMNAHVWSGEELGAAFEIVEIPADLKEKAKAYREHLIESLADYDDEFATNFLEGKEITKDEIKRVLRKATITGKFFPMLCGSSFKNKGVQPMLDAVCDYLPAPTDLPAKVGHEPGTEKELLREATDDGPFSALAFKIQSDPHVGKVTYFRVYTGVIKSGSYVFNANTGNRERLGRILRMHANKREEIEQVNAGEIAAGVGLKAVKTGHTLCDEETPIILESMKFPEPVISVAIEPKSKADEEKMGVALARLEDEDPTFRVRTDTETNQTIIAGMGELHLDILVDRMKREFNVQANVGQPQVAYRETFRKKVESEGKYIKQTGGRGQYGHVWLELEPLAPGSGFEFVDKIKSGRVPREYIPAVEKGLRESMESGPMAGYPMVDFRATLFDGSFHEVDSNEMAFKIAASLALKDGVRRAGAVLLEPIMRIDVTTPKDYLGDVMGDLMRRRGKIESQDNKGNVTIIHGTVPLKEMFGYATTLRSLSQGRANYSMTPSHYEDAPTNVQKEIVEKYQGAVSAGTLAR; from the coding sequence ATGGCCCGTCAGTATCCCCTCAACAAAGTCCGGAACATCGGCATCACCGCGCACATCGACGCGGGGAAAACCACCACGACCGAGCGCGTGTTGTACTACACCGGCCGCATCCACAAGATCGGCGAGGTGCACGAAGGCACGACGACCATGGACTGGATGGAGCAGGAGCGCGAGCGCGGCATCACCATCACCTCGGCCGCGACCTACTGCCGCTGGCGGGACTGCCAAATCAACATCATCGACACCCCGGGCCACATCGATTTCACCGCCGAAGTGAACCGCTCCCTGCGCGTCCTGGACGGCGCGGTGGTGCTGTTGGACGGTTCCCAGGGCGTCGAGCCCCAGTCGGAAACCAACTGGCGCCTGGCGGACCAGTACCACGTCCCCCGCTTGATTTTCGCGAACAAAATGGACAAAGTCGGCGCGGACTTCTACGACTGCGAAAAGTCGGTCGCCGAAAAGCTGGGCGTCAAGGGCGTGCCCATCCAGCTCCCCATCGGGGCGGAAGGGTCCTTCAAAGGCATCGTCGATTTGGTGGAGATGAACGCCCACGTGTGGTCGGGCGAGGAACTGGGCGCCGCCTTCGAGATCGTCGAGATCCCGGCGGACCTGAAGGAAAAGGCCAAGGCCTACCGCGAGCATTTGATCGAATCCCTGGCGGATTACGACGACGAATTCGCGACCAACTTTTTGGAAGGCAAGGAAATCACCAAGGACGAGATCAAGCGCGTTCTGCGGAAGGCCACGATCACCGGCAAATTCTTCCCCATGCTTTGCGGCTCCTCCTTCAAGAACAAGGGCGTGCAGCCGATGTTGGACGCCGTGTGCGACTACCTGCCGGCCCCGACGGACCTGCCGGCCAAGGTCGGCCACGAGCCCGGCACCGAGAAGGAACTGCTGCGGGAAGCCACCGACGACGGCCCGTTCTCGGCCCTCGCCTTCAAGATTCAAAGCGACCCCCACGTCGGCAAAGTGACCTATTTCCGCGTCTACACGGGCGTGATCAAATCCGGCTCCTACGTGTTCAACGCGAACACCGGCAACCGCGAGCGCCTGGGCCGCATCCTCCGCATGCACGCCAACAAACGCGAGGAAATCGAGCAGGTCAACGCCGGCGAAATCGCCGCGGGCGTCGGCCTCAAGGCCGTCAAAACCGGCCACACGCTTTGCGACGAAGAAACGCCGATCATTTTGGAATCCATGAAGTTTCCCGAGCCGGTCATTTCGGTCGCCATCGAACCCAAGTCCAAGGCGGACGAGGAAAAGATGGGCGTGGCCCTGGCCCGCTTGGAAGACGAAGACCCGACCTTCCGCGTCCGCACCGACACGGAAACGAACCAGACCATCATCGCCGGCATGGGCGAACTGCACCTGGACATTCTGGTGGACCGCATGAAACGCGAGTTCAACGTCCAGGCCAACGTCGGCCAGCCCCAGGTGGCCTACCGGGAAACCTTCCGCAAGAAGGTGGAGTCGGAAGGCAAATACATCAAGCAGACGGGCGGCCGCGGCCAATACGGCCACGTGTGGCTCGAGCTGGAACCCCTGGCCCCGGGCAGCGGCTTCGAATTTGTCGACAAGATCAAAAGCGGCCGCGTGCCCCGGGAATACATCCCCGCCGTGGAAAAAGGCCTTCGCGAGTCGATGGAATCGGGCCCCATGGCCGGCTACCCCATGGTGGACTTCCGCGCCACGCTCTTCGACGGCAGCTTCCACGAAGTCGACTCCAACGAAATGGCCTTTAAGATCGCGGCCTCCCTCGCTTTGAAAGACGGCGTCCGCCGCGCGGGCGCGGTCCTGCTCGAGCCCATCATGCGCATCGACGTGACCACGCCCAAGGATTACCTGGGCGACGTCATGGGCGACTTGATGCGCCGCCGCGGCAAGATCGAAAGCCAGGACAACAAGGGCAACGTGACGATCATCCACGGCACCGTCCCTTTGAAGGAAATGTTCGGTTACGCGACGACGTTGCGGTCGCTCTCCCAGGGCCGGGCGAACTACAGCATGACGCCCAGCCACTACGAGGACGCGCCGACCAACGTGCAAAAAGAGATCGTCGAAAAATATCAAGGTGCGGTGAGCGCCGGCACGCTGGCGCGCTAG
- the rpoB gene encoding DNA-directed RNA polymerase subunit beta: MKKVSFARIHPAIELPQLLEMQTRSYEEFLQKDASPSERKIQGLQAAFMDVFPITSTDEVLSLEFMHYTLGEPRYTVEEALAKDANYSSQLRAWLRLVQKQPGGKPKVLTEQEVYFCDLPLMTTPATFVINGVERVVVSQLHRSPGVIFEEDEEKKISSYGKKLYFARLIPYRGAWVEFEFDLNNAIFVRIDKKRKLPATTLLRAMGVETDAEILSLFYDVETLNLSSAQSEDVVGKIVAKDVVDTSSGEIVLEANKEITREVFLRLQDKKVRSVDVLKSDPQVNDVAIRNTLLKDNIKTRKEAIQAIYRVVRAQEFIVPEQAESYLENMLFKSIRKYDLTKVGRFKINRKLMPFLESLAERKDFKFEVPNDRRRTLCREDVIATLQYLILLNNEATTHTFGKTTVKVEIDDIDHLGNRRIRSVGELMENQIRAAIAQMARLVRERMNVQENVQITPRTLVNASAVVAAVRRFFGSSQLSQFMDQTNPLAEMTHKRRLSALGPGGLNRKRAGFEVRDVHHTHYGRLCPIETPEGPNIGLITSLACYARINQYGLIETPYRKVEKGRVTSEIDYLTADKEDNFVIAQANAPVDKSGKFTSDIIACRFKGDFPQKAPDDIDYMDISPVQVVSTSAALIPFLEHDDANRALMGSNMQRQAVPLLFPERPLVGTGIEGRVARDSAAVEVARRGGVVVSAASDHVAVWSDEGKPGVDLYNLRKYARSNQDTCLNQLPCVKQFEKVAKGDVLADGPSTQEGELALGRNLLVAFMPWEGYNYEDAIILSERLVRDDVFTSIHISEFQVEARDTKMGAEEITKDIPNVGAESLAHLDDTGIIRVGAEVAPGDILVGKVAPKGDQQTTPEERLLKVIFGKKAEDVMDASLRVPPGVTGKILSTKVFVRKEKMAKKDENKKMKEIDLALEEKLELLRADRKAHYADIDDRLAGGKISKAQAKEMKEMFESLADRRIDEAKRMAAREKENFKMGDELPVTVNRIVKVYIASKRKIQVGDKLAGRHGNKGVVAKIVPPEDMPYMPDGTPIDVVLSPLGVPSRMNVGQLLECMLGWAAHVLNVETVTPVFDGAKEEQIHDLMRQAKDKLREKGYPEKYLPSDDGRIQLFDGRTGDAFASKVTVGFMYILKLAHLVEDKIHARSTGPYSLITRQPLGGKAQFGGQRFGEMEVWAIEGYGASHTLQEFLTVKSDDVQGRTKMYEAIIRGEVSTEPGVPESFRVLVRELQSLGMNVELVKTDGAKDGGESAKKSAAKEAVAKE, encoded by the coding sequence ATGAAAAAAGTCTCGTTCGCCCGTATTCACCCGGCCATTGAACTGCCCCAGCTTCTGGAGATGCAGACGCGGTCCTATGAAGAATTTCTTCAGAAGGACGCGTCGCCCTCCGAGCGGAAAATCCAGGGGCTGCAAGCGGCGTTCATGGACGTGTTCCCGATCACCAGCACGGACGAAGTCCTTTCGCTCGAGTTCATGCACTACACCCTGGGCGAGCCCCGCTACACCGTCGAAGAGGCCCTGGCGAAAGACGCCAATTACTCCTCGCAGTTGCGCGCGTGGCTCCGTTTGGTCCAAAAGCAGCCGGGCGGCAAACCCAAAGTCCTGACCGAACAGGAAGTCTATTTCTGCGACCTGCCGCTCATGACCACGCCGGCCACCTTCGTCATCAACGGGGTGGAGCGCGTCGTGGTCAGCCAGCTGCACCGGTCCCCGGGCGTGATCTTCGAGGAAGACGAAGAAAAGAAGATCTCCTCCTACGGCAAGAAGCTCTACTTCGCGCGCCTCATTCCCTACCGCGGCGCCTGGGTGGAGTTCGAGTTCGACCTCAACAACGCCATTTTCGTCCGCATCGACAAGAAGCGCAAATTGCCGGCGACCACCCTCCTTCGCGCCATGGGCGTGGAGACGGACGCCGAAATTTTGTCGCTCTTCTACGACGTGGAAACCCTGAACCTGTCCAGCGCGCAATCCGAAGACGTGGTCGGCAAGATCGTCGCCAAGGACGTGGTGGACACCAGCTCCGGGGAAATCGTCCTCGAAGCCAACAAGGAAATCACCCGGGAAGTCTTCCTCCGCCTCCAGGACAAGAAAGTCCGCTCGGTGGACGTGCTCAAGTCGGACCCCCAAGTCAACGACGTGGCGATCCGAAACACGCTCCTCAAGGACAACATCAAGACCCGCAAAGAAGCCATCCAGGCCATTTACCGCGTGGTCCGCGCCCAGGAATTCATCGTTCCCGAGCAGGCCGAATCCTATTTGGAAAACATGCTGTTCAAGTCCATCCGCAAATACGACCTGACGAAGGTGGGCCGGTTCAAAATCAACCGCAAGCTCATGCCCTTCCTCGAGTCCCTCGCGGAGCGGAAAGACTTCAAGTTCGAAGTGCCCAACGACCGGCGCCGCACCCTGTGCCGGGAAGACGTCATCGCGACGCTCCAATATTTGATCCTGCTCAACAACGAAGCCACGACCCACACCTTCGGCAAAACGACCGTGAAGGTGGAGATCGACGACATCGACCATTTGGGCAACCGCCGCATCCGTTCCGTCGGCGAGCTCATGGAAAACCAGATCCGCGCCGCCATCGCCCAGATGGCCCGCCTGGTCCGGGAGCGCATGAACGTTCAAGAGAACGTCCAGATCACGCCCCGCACCCTGGTGAACGCCTCCGCCGTCGTGGCGGCCGTCCGCCGCTTCTTCGGCTCCAGTCAGCTTTCGCAGTTCATGGACCAGACGAACCCCCTGGCCGAAATGACCCACAAACGCCGTCTCTCGGCCCTCGGCCCCGGCGGGTTGAACCGGAAACGGGCGGGCTTCGAAGTCCGCGACGTTCACCACACCCACTACGGACGCCTCTGCCCCATCGAAACGCCGGAAGGCCCGAACATCGGCTTGATCACGTCGTTGGCCTGCTACGCCCGCATCAACCAGTACGGGTTGATCGAAACCCCCTACCGCAAGGTGGAAAAGGGCCGCGTGACCAGCGAAATTGACTATTTGACGGCGGACAAAGAGGACAATTTTGTGATTGCCCAGGCCAACGCGCCCGTTGATAAGAGCGGGAAGTTCACCTCGGACATCATCGCCTGCCGCTTCAAAGGCGACTTCCCGCAGAAGGCCCCCGACGACATCGACTACATGGACATTTCGCCCGTGCAGGTCGTTTCGACCTCGGCGGCCCTGATTCCCTTTTTGGAACACGACGACGCGAACCGCGCCCTCATGGGTTCCAACATGCAACGGCAGGCCGTTCCCCTGCTGTTCCCCGAACGCCCCCTGGTGGGCACGGGCATCGAAGGACGCGTGGCCCGGGATTCCGCGGCCGTGGAAGTGGCGCGCCGGGGCGGCGTGGTGGTGTCGGCCGCCAGCGACCACGTGGCCGTCTGGAGCGACGAGGGGAAACCCGGCGTCGACCTCTACAATTTGCGCAAATACGCGCGCTCCAACCAGGACACCTGCCTCAACCAGCTGCCCTGCGTGAAGCAATTTGAAAAAGTGGCCAAAGGCGACGTGCTGGCCGACGGCCCCTCCACCCAGGAAGGCGAGTTGGCCCTGGGGCGCAACCTGCTCGTGGCGTTCATGCCCTGGGAAGGGTACAACTACGAAGACGCGATCATCCTCTCCGAGCGCCTGGTGCGCGACGACGTCTTCACCTCCATCCACATTTCGGAGTTCCAGGTGGAAGCCCGGGACACCAAGATGGGCGCCGAGGAAATCACCAAGGACATTCCCAACGTGGGCGCCGAATCCCTGGCCCATTTGGACGACACGGGCATCATCCGCGTCGGCGCCGAAGTGGCCCCCGGCGACATCCTCGTCGGCAAAGTCGCCCCCAAGGGCGACCAGCAGACGACGCCCGAAGAGCGGCTCCTGAAAGTCATTTTCGGCAAAAAAGCCGAAGACGTGATGGACGCCTCCCTGCGGGTGCCCCCCGGCGTCACGGGCAAGATTTTGTCGACCAAAGTTTTCGTCCGCAAAGAAAAGATGGCCAAAAAAGACGAAAACAAGAAAATGAAGGAAATCGATCTGGCGCTGGAAGAAAAGCTGGAGCTCCTCCGCGCCGACCGCAAGGCCCACTACGCCGACATCGACGACCGTCTGGCCGGCGGCAAGATTTCCAAGGCCCAGGCCAAGGAAATGAAGGAAATGTTCGAGTCCCTGGCCGACCGCCGGATCGACGAAGCCAAGCGGATGGCCGCCCGGGAAAAAGAAAATTTCAAAATGGGCGACGAATTGCCCGTCACGGTCAACCGCATCGTGAAGGTCTACATCGCCTCCAAGCGCAAAATCCAGGTCGGCGACAAGCTGGCCGGCCGCCACGGCAACAAAGGCGTCGTGGCCAAGATCGTTCCGCCCGAGGACATGCCCTACATGCCGGACGGGACGCCCATCGACGTGGTGCTCTCGCCCCTCGGCGTGCCCTCCCGGATGAACGTCGGGCAGTTGCTCGAGTGCATGCTCGGCTGGGCCGCCCACGTGCTGAACGTCGAAACCGTCACCCCGGTGTTCGACGGCGCCAAGGAAGAGCAGATCCACGATTTGATGCGCCAGGCCAAGGACAAGCTGCGCGAAAAAGGCTACCCCGAAAAGTATCTGCCCTCCGACGACGGCCGCATCCAGCTGTTCGACGGCCGCACCGGCGACGCCTTCGCGAGCAAAGTCACCGTGGGCTTCATGTACATCCTGAAGCTCGCCCACCTGGTGGAAGACAAGATCCACGCGCGCTCGACGGGCCCGTACTCGCTCATCACGCGCCAGCCGCTCGGCGGCAAGGCGCAGTTCGGCGGCCAGCGCTTCGGCGAAATGGAAGTCTGGGCCATCGAAGGCTACGGCGCCTCCCACACGCTGCAGGAATTTTTGACGGTCAAGTCCGACGACGTTCAGGGCCGGACCAAGATGTACGAAGCGATCATCCGGGGCGAAGTCTCCACGGAGCCGGGCGTGCCGGAAAGCTTCCGCGTGCTCGTGCGCGAACTGCAGTCGCTCGGCATGAACGTGGAGTTGGTGAAGACCGATGGGGCCAAAGACGGCGGCGAATCCGCCAAAAAGTCGGCGGCCAAAGAAGCCGTGGCGAAGGAGTAA
- the rpsG gene encoding 30S ribosomal protein S7 yields the protein MPRKPLKPRERRGIPDPDFKFGSTLASRFIGRINFEGKKITAEKIFYGALDQIQKKLNEDPMAVFTRAIENARPHLEVRPRRVGGATYQVPMEVRPERGATIAFKWILQIARGKTGKPMADRLAEEILLCSKKEGAVMKKREDTHKMAEANQAFAHYRW from the coding sequence ATGCCCCGCAAACCACTCAAACCCCGCGAACGCCGCGGCATTCCGGACCCGGATTTCAAATTCGGTTCCACGCTGGCCTCGCGTTTCATCGGCCGCATCAATTTCGAAGGCAAGAAGATCACCGCCGAGAAGATTTTCTACGGCGCCCTCGACCAGATTCAGAAGAAGTTGAACGAAGACCCCATGGCGGTGTTCACCCGGGCCATTGAAAACGCCCGCCCGCACCTGGAAGTCCGCCCCCGCCGCGTCGGCGGCGCGACCTACCAGGTCCCCATGGAAGTGCGCCCGGAGCGCGGCGCCACCATCGCGTTCAAATGGATTTTGCAGATCGCCCGGGGCAAGACCGGCAAGCCCATGGCGGACCGCCTCGCGGAAGAGATCCTTCTCTGCAGCAAAAAAGAAGGCGCCGTGATGAAAAAGCGCGAAGACACGCACAAAATGGCCGAAGCCAACCAGGCCTTCGCCCACTACCGCTGGTAA
- a CDS encoding 30S ribosomal protein S12: MTTTNQLVRAGREPLGYKTKAPALKSSPQRRGVCTRVYTTTPKKPNSALRKVARVKLSTGMEVTAYIPGVGHNLQEHSIVLVRGGRVKDLPGVRYHIIRGPLDATGVTDRRQGRSKYGAKRPKAAEKK; this comes from the coding sequence ATGACGACAACGAATCAATTGGTGCGCGCCGGCCGGGAGCCTCTCGGCTACAAGACCAAGGCGCCCGCCCTCAAATCCTCGCCGCAGCGCCGCGGGGTGTGCACGCGCGTTTACACGACGACGCCCAAAAAGCCCAACTCGGCCCTCCGCAAGGTCGCCCGCGTGAAGCTCTCGACGGGCATGGAAGTCACGGCCTACATCCCCGGCGTCGGCCACAATTTGCAGGAACACTCGATCGTGTTGGTGCGCGGCGGCCGCGTGAAGGACTTGCCCGGCGTGCGCTACCACATCATCCGCGGTCCCCTGGACGCCACGGGCGTTACGGACCGACGGCAGGGGCGCTCGAAGTACGGCGCCAAACGGCCCAAGGCCGCTGAGAAGAAATAA